tttaattatatataaaagggtaaatatatttaaaattttttgactatACTGGTTAGGTTAACGATGAGgtaaaatgtctagaaaataatgttaggaactaaAGCGAGTGTATCACTATAATCTAAATGAATAAAGTGATGATAACAATatagtaatgctataaaataaaagggttttttttgtccaaaatttcttaacatgttgagttgaattactaaTATGGGtaaagtaattaaaaaataacGTTAAGAGATAAACTGATAGTAATGATATAatttaagggggtaaagtgataataacccagAAAataaacatctgaattaattaagtgaaaCTGATCTTTCATATGTTAGTGTGGGCCTGATTATGTGGCACTAAATACCCACTAACAGTTGGTGTGACAAGGGCAGCTTGATAATTTAACAGAATCTCTATAGTTTTTCTAAACCCAGGAATAGTAAGCCATACTTGTCTTGCAAATTAATGAAAAGTTGGATCATTCATACcaattttgatttttccaaCAACCTTTTTTCCAAATATTTCTCAAGCAATTTTGCTTGGGTTGCAGGACAGAATTCATTGCCCAATTGCTACAATTTGTCGTCCACATTTCTTGGAAGGTGATGCTACTAATGTAATCGGAGTACTCAATATTTGTGACTTTCTTCAGAAAAAAgaatgcccaaaaaaaaaagatatctaaaattttttggagTAAAATTGCTTCTAGAAACaataactatatatatatatatataaatttaaaaaaacgcAACTATTCTAAAAGAATTCCATGACTCATCCTATAAGCAAAACTGCATCTTGCTTAAATTAGCTCTCTCAAAATTCAATTCTCTACTTTCCAGATCAAAATCAGACACATGAGAACTTTAATTGCTTTCTGGTACAAGTAGTAGTTAGTTGATGAATTTAGAGACTGCTGTATGAGGATCTTTGCAAACAATAATATGCCCTACATATAGAACTGAGAATGGAATCTGTTCCCATATGGTCatattttggcaaataaaataaaataaagaggtaaATTAGTCCACAAGCACATTACAAAAAGCCAAATACACAACTGTCTAATAACATTTATTGCATCAAATGAAGTGTTTCAAAGTCgaacacaatttttttttctttttgtggaaCTTTTTTGTTGAATAATAAACAGTGGAGCTCAAAACCCTCCCAATTCCCTAAAATTTATACAGAGTTCGAAACAAAAAGGCACACAAAAACACAGGCAAAAGTTTTGCTTCTTCAactgctttcttcttcttccacaGCAACagcaaacctttttttttttctcttttttttttttacttttttgttttaaaatagAGAAAGCCACACGTATGAGCAATTATAAGAAAGCCACACATATGAGAAAGCCACACATAGCAAACCCTGCTGATATTAGAAAATCCAAAGACAATAGCTActctttcttgcccttttgacTGAGATTTTGTGTACATCTAACTTTCAAATGTGGCTTTGCAGGAAGTAATTGATGCTGAGGATGAGAAACTGAAAAAGCTAAAGaacgaatttggaaatgaagtTTATGAAGCTGTGACAACAGCTTTGATGGAGCTGAATGAGTACAACCCCAGTGGCAGGTATGTTATACCTGAGTTATGGAACTACAACCAGAAAAGGAGAGCAACACTGAAGGAAGGAGTAGCATACATAATCGAGCAGTGGAAATGCCTCAAATGGAAAACCAAAGACCACTAAAGGTGAACCTTCTTACTCTCTCTACCTGTATGTAATCAAGGGGATTCAAGACACCTCTGCTActgacattttttttctttattttaagaGCAAATTGTGTTTTGGAAGTATATGCACCGATTAATCCATATTATCATGAAACCGATTTATGGTTACAAATCCATACTCCTGCCAACTTCGTGTTTAATAGCTATCCATTTTGAATTATTTCACACTTGCTATGCTAATCGTGGTACGTGCATTATTCAGGTCCATGGCCTATCCATCTTCATTCAATGATGATGTCACTGTGGTGAATCATCCGTTATATTGATCATATACTGTGGTGTATGCTACTCCTTCCTTCAGTGTTGCTCTCCTTTTCTGGTTGTAGTTCCATAACTCAGGTATAACATACCTGCCACTGGCTCATTCAGCTCCATCAAAGCTGTTGTCACAGCTTCATAAacttcatttccaaattcgttCTTTAGCTTTTTCAGTTTCTCATCCTCAGCATCAATTACTTCCTGCAAAGCCACATTTGAAAGTTAGATGTACACAAAATCTCAgtcaaaagggcaagaaagaaTGACAGATATCGATCAATCCAGGGCAGATACAATCCTCCAAGGACCAACTCTTTTAACTGTAGAGGGAAAGAAAACTCAACAGGATTCGATGGCAATGACTCCACCAACACTTCGAGTGCTTCTAGACTTGAAAGGTGACTTAAGTTGCAGCATCCCACAGAGCACTCTGCTGCCGAGAGTTGGATCTTCAGTTGGCGGACATTTGGAATCTTTCTCATTATATTTTCCGCTCTGTCGTCTAAAGTCACAATCAAGGTGGAAAGAGTATCTAAATTCGAGAGGCCGGAGGTGTTTTCAAGATTTTCACTCGGCAAAGAACAAGTAACGTTCCAGCCCACCACATGTAGATGCCTCAACTTGGTCATGTTCCATATGGTATCTGGCAATGAAACAGTACCAGATTCAGCAATCATAACAAAAGTTTCTAAGTTGGAGAGCTTGTCAATTGTGGAGGGAATGGAACTCATTGCACCCTGAACACCCAAGTATCTCAGCTCAACAAGAGCTTCTACTTCTCTAGGAAAAACCTTATGCCGCAgaaaaatttgctccaaatccAACACCCGAAGTTTTTTGTAGATGCCAAAGACAAATAACATATCAGCCATGAATGAATCAGTCTCTTCAATCTGACTAAACAATAGCAGACTGcatagttgtggacagaatagCCTTGACTTCTTAAACTGCTCTACCTTGGACCAAATGGACAACCTCTCGAGGTAGGGGCGCTCATTAAAAGTGGAAAGTTCACCGTAGCCACGCAACACCTGTAGGAAATTTTCTTGTTTGGCTCTGTCCTTACAAAACTCGTGTAATAGATCATGAATGCGACAAGTTTTGACTCCACCAGTATGTCCTTGTTTGGCAACCATGATTAGGTTTCGGCCAATAAGATCCATCATGTATTCTTCTGCTAAATCCTCTAATCTCTTTGGTTCTGTATCTTGCACAGGCTCTTCAGCAGATACAAAGCCTTCGGCTATCCATAGTCTCGTCAACTTCTCagtttcaatttcttgatcttcTCTAAATGCCCCAAAGTAGAGAAGGCATGGTATCAAATGAAGTGGTAAGTTCATGTAACTCAGCTCCAATGTATACTTGCACCGGTCTGTTTCATACGCAATGGCTGAAGTTAAACTATCAACTTCACTCCAAGCCCCATCCTCTATAGTTGACAAAATTCCAGCTATGATGACTATGGTAAGAGGCAATCCCTTGCAATTTCTTGCTATTTTCTCCCCAAGCATGCGTAGTGGTGGAGGACAATGTGCTTCTCCAAACACCTTCTTCTGCAATAATTCCCAACTCTCTTCTTTGGTGAGTTCACGAAGATTGTGAAGTTCCACAGAACCCACACCAATTCTAACCTCCGAAGCCACACTAGATTCTCGAGTTGTAATTAGGATTCGACTTCCAGTCCTATCGTCAGGGAATGAATGACACAAGCCATGCCATACCCCAATGTCCCAGACATCATCTAAAACAACGAGATATCTATTCTTCAATAACAGTTTCTTGAGGTTTAGCATTAAATCAATCTCATCCAGAACTTTGTGCTCTTCATTCACGCTAGCCTGTTTACCAAGAGAGGACAAAATTTGAACTAGTAGATTTTTCAAGTTATATTCTTGAGAAACAGTACACCAAAGAAACAAATGGAAGTAAGCCCGAACTGGGGGACTATTGTAAATTTTTTTGGCTAGAGTGGTCTTGCCAAGTCCAGGCATTCCCACAATGGGAACAATTTGCAACATTGCTGATCCTCTTTCGAGTCTGTTAATCACTTTTTTTGCCTCATCCTCGAGACCAACTACAAATTCATCGGTCATTGGTACTCTACCTCTTGATGGCTTGAAACGGGTAGTCTTGCGAACTTCTTGTCCTTTGAAGCTATGACAGGAGGGTTTACTTCCTGAGATGCTTGAACCCCTTAGCTGAGCCACAATAAGCATAACATTGTTGTTCGTGTTGACTAACATAGCACAAGATTCAGCAGATTCTCCGACCACTAAGGAGTCAACACCCAgttctttcatttcattcagAAAGAGTGAGAAAACTACAATTCCTGCCTCACTAATAACAGccacaattttatcatttagcTCATTCATATTCTCCTGCGCCTCATTCAGAATGCTTCTCAAAAATCTCAGTCCCTCATAGAGTCTTTTCATAAGATCTTTCACAGAAACTGCGAAGCTGGTTCTGCACCATAGGAGCTCCCAAAGACTACTTATGAGAGAATCATTAAAATCCTTCAATATTTGCATATCTGTCTGCGTTGTAAGCAATGATTCTGGGGATTTCGGAGCTTTAAGGACTTTGACATATGTCTCATAAACTTGGAGGTCAACGGGGTTAATCTTCTCCAGTAGTTCACTGATTATGGAGCACATCCTGGGATCATGCATCTCTTCATCTTCCTTGTAAAACAAACACTTGTAAGAGAGGCGTGCGGCATTTAGAGCCACAACTTGAACGTGAGCCAACAGATCTCCCAATTCACGTTCTTCAACACCCAGAAATCTGGCAAagccaatgaaatttttcaagaaTGTAAGCTTGTCTTCAAGGGCCTCAATATGTGCGTGCAAAGCACTGTTGTAATCTTCCATGGACTCAAAATGCCGACGGCTGAGAAGATCGACCAGATTCTGAAGAACAGAATCTATGAAGTCCAAGAGTTCACAGTCTCTTAAGCAGGAACCGGACTCTGATGAGCTGCAGCTCGACAAGGTATCGTATATGTCGATGATATCTTGCTTAAAGGACTTGATGTTTCCCAGCAAATTAGAGACGACGGGTTTCAAAGCTGTGACTACGCTTTTCAAATTGAATGGACTTTTTGACCTAAGATTGAGGGACTTTATATCCATCCCAGATCTGTTTACAGGAGCTTCAATCTTAGACAAGAAATCTCGAAGCCTTACCTTCAATTGGTCGTTGCTCCAGTTTTTTGCACACAGAAGAACTGGTTTCAGGAACAGCAGATTCAGCTTGAGGGCCTCAAATCCTTCACGCAGGTTGGAAAATCCAGTTTCAAACGAATCACGTTTTTCGAGGTTGTTCTGGAGCAACTCCAGATTATGCAAGACGGAATCGACACGAGTAGAGGCCATGTCTCTCTCTCTTTGCGGGGATCTTCCTCTGACTCTCGAATTTCAGAGATGGTAAAGGAGAAAGAAAGCTCAGCGCTAGAGCCAGCAATAGAGTATTTTCTCGCTGAACAACAAGACTTCCTGAGTGACAATTAGCAGGGGAAAAACGGGTGTTGTTGGTTTGTCTGCTGAATCAAGGCGGGGATACCATTAGGGTTAATttcactttgtccccccaaactttggacgattactcACTTcaatccctaaacttcaaaatgggacacttaaattcctaaacttataaatacctcccacttaaggaaaattgttaacaaatcctgaatgccgttggtggtcgaagtgtcctattttataagggtttatggatttaagtgtcccattttataagtttgttaacaaatcctgaatgccgttggtggtcgaagtgtcctattttataagggtttatggatttaagtgtcccattttataagtttagggacttaagtgggagtatttataagtttagggatttaagtgtcccattttaaaatCTAGGGattgaagtgggtaatcgtccaaagtttagggggacaaagtggaattaacccataCCATTATCCAACATTTTGAGGGCGGTTGACTTGGTGAAGACTggagtagaaaaaaaaaagggtaatttcGTCAtggaaaataaacaaacaacGAATTTATTAACTTTGCATTTACTCAAGAAGAATcaacttttaaaaaaataataaaaaaaatccacTAAAAACTGTAGCAAACAACCATTAtcattagggataatttcagaaacctcccctgaggtttctgacactttcactgacatcccctgaggttctcaaaatttcacttacctcccttgataaAAAATTGGGCCCCTTTTCTGACGTCATCAGGGCCAAAATTACAGATATATCCCAAGTAGTTGGGGTTAATTACTACCGTTTATGTTTAAGTTACATAAtgaattttcttattctttacGTACCTATTCTTGTCATGCAAGATTACACGCCTGACTTCAAATTACGTACTTTGCAAGAAAATGTCTGTGGAGTCATTTGTTACAAGACAAGAAGTTCAATCAAATAAGAACAATTTATGTACACAGGTGGGATTGGGAATTCAAGCTTGTCCTTTTTGGTATTTAGGATAATGTTTTTATATGAACTCAAGGAAGATGGATAGCCTATTTTGCAAGGTTATTAGGTAATTTACCTTTGTGGAATTCTTGATATCAAGCCATTTGATTGCTAATGTGGACAGGTGGCTTAAGCGCGTAATAAGTGCCATGGATTCGAAGTTCGGCTGAAATATCACATATCGAACGAAGTCTTTATTAGAAACCTAATTAGAAACCTATTAGAGTTCAGTGAGCTCTCGTACTAAGCTCCACCGCCAACCCtccatttcgaaaaaaaaagacaaaagcaaaacaaaagcaaacacACGAAGCGCAGAATAACGttgaaacccgcaagcgggattatgtgttttttctatttcaaggttagctcgcatgcgggttaatgttatatttgagcgcgagaagaaaaaattggtaattaggctctttgggcattataagtaaatatttaaattaatggcagttttattacaccaatattattgtattatcattattatgattattgtattatttcttatgcaaatataacatttaattatttaaatttgattttatttttacaatttataaaatttttatcacttatataatatttttaaaaccctaatacatctaaatttgattttatttttcaaatttataagatttttatttaaaaaaatgggatacgGATAAGATATCCAGTTGGTTCGATTTGCATAGGTGCATATGAGAATATCCGAATACTCctgaaacccgcaagcgggattctgtgttttttctatttcaaggttagctcgcatgcgggttaatgttatatttgagcgcgagaagaaaaaattggtaattaggctctttgggcattataagtaaatatttaaattaatggcagttttattacaccaatattattgtattatcattattatgattattgtattatttcttatgcaaatataacatttaattatccaagcagtttgattttatttttacaatttataaaatttttatcacttatataatatttttaaaaccctaatacatctaaatttgaatctaattttctacaagtcatacttataaatgcgaaatctaacaaaaaagttaaatacaatttttgcaggtcaaatttaacaaatgcgagctatttgcaaaattttaaatatttgcaacattttttaaaacaaaaattagaagcTTTCTGCAAATAATTCCCTACCTctcaaaaaataccaaaataaaaaagataagagCTCGCATTTGCTTCCTAGAAATAATTCCCTAGctcttaaaaaaggaaaaaaaaaattgagaagagctcgcattcgtggaatgcgagctcaataaccagagctcgcattccacgaatgcgagctcttgtaagctcgcatttgtgaaattcacaaatgcgaagacccccctGACGGAAATTAAACCCaaaatcaccccttttgtagaatttttttaaaattcatcacaaagttggaaatttctcaATAGAAATACAACTTGTCTGGATTCCTTTCACTCTCTGATATCATTACGGTTGCTTTGCGATTACAGCGGCAAAACCTGTTTTTAATGGAGAAAGATGTAGGTGAATTCCATGATTCTCCCCTATGGCTTGAAGAGGCCATGGTTGCAGCTAAAACTTTTTACTCAGAGCTCTAATTGTAGCACAGCAAATGCACTTGTTATCACTCCAAATTAGTAGCAAAGAATGTTAATAGCTTGAAACCTCAGAGGTAGTTAAGTTGCTTTGCTTTATATGCTATTGCTACTGAAACAGCAAACCTTCTGGCCGTTGCAATTTGCAGCTAGCCGTTGCAAAATCTGCCAAATAACTGTTGCATGGCACATCTGGTGCATGCAATTTTTTGTATTGCACTTACCCCCCCTCAACTTTACTAATTAGTCCAAATCATTTATTCTTCTTTGAATCTTCTACTAATACAACTTCTGCAAAGGGTAGCTATGGAATAAAAATACCTTCTCAcacatgaaaataatattttaatctgaTTTGGACTGGATTGttaccacaaaatcaaaagcaagggaggtaagtgaaattttgagaacctcaggggatgtcagtgaaagtgtcagaaacctcaggggaggtttctgaaattatcccttatcaTTATGGCACTAAGAAAGCGACAATCAACCTGCAATTGCATGATAAAAGACATCTGCATTATCAACAAGTAAATTTCTTTATCCTTCAAGTGTGAAAGGGTTGGTTCGCATTGAAACAGGACAATTATTAAAGTGAAAAACAGGCCCACATTTCTCTATCCTTCAACTGTGAATGTAAGACCAAATATATGAGAGAGGCTTTATTGAGGATCCAATGGAGATCATTTATAGTTTTATCAAACCAAAGTTAATTAACCATCAAGTACTAACACATGTTCACTTTTAGTCCTTAGGGCTGGCACCGGAGCGGTTTGGGAGTGTTGTGGTACAGGACCAGAATTGTTGCAGGAATGGAATTTGAATAAACAGAACAAGTAAGGTTAGCTCAAGTCTGATTGGATTCAGCTATGGAAATGCTTCCTTGTATTGATGAACTTCAAACTAATACAGAATATGAATTGgcgggaaagaaaagaaggggaaaaagaatGCAAGAAATTGGGAGAAGGATAACAGAAGGGGGATTCCCTTTGTGGATGAAATAACAAATCTAACAAAATTGATTCCTACTAATTACATACTCGTATCTTTTTATAGAAGCTATACTAACTAACTCCTTAAAGTAACCAACGAGGAATTGACATGTGTAAGTAGCATCTTCAAGCTCAGTGAGATCCAACTTCAGCAAGAACAACGTGAGTTCCAGTGAATGCGTGGTCGATGGGTCGCGCCTTCATTAATTCCTCTGCGTCTTCCCTATTCCTGTCTTCGCGCTTTCTTATTCCTTATGCGGCTAACTGTTGGCTCCAACTGGATCATGACTTCTCTTGCATCTTCCTCCTGTTGTCACGCCTTCCCTTGCCTTTCCTTCACGCCTTCTACTACTGAGTTGACTTCATTACAATATCCCCCCCTTAATTAGTAAATCTTGTCCTCAAGATTGAAAGGTGGGGAATTGTTTCTTAATCTCCTCTGCATCCTCCCATGTAGCTTCCGCAGGATCTGTACCCTACCAATGGATTAACCACTGAGTTGTAGCAGCATTCCTTTTCTTTACCATCCTCCTACCAATCACTGCTGCTGGTTCTACTCGCCAATGACCTTTCTCATTCGTTTTTGGGAGTTGGAGCGTAGGTGTGGCCGTGTCACCAATCTTTTTCTTGAGCAACGACACATGGAAGACAGGGGATACCTTTGAAGAGGCTGGTAGATTCAGCCTGTATGCTACCTCTCCTATCTTTTCTGTTATCTGGTAGGGGCCAAAGTACTTTGCTGAAAGCTTGGTGTTTCCCCGCAAGGCTATTGAGCTCTGCCTATATGGTTGTAGCCTTAGATGTACCCAATCTCCTGCACTAAATTCCCTCTCACTCCTCTTCTCATCAGCATACTTCTTCATCCTTTCCTGTGCCTGTTTCAAGTTTTGTCTTAACATGTTGTCCATCTGTTGCCTTTCCTTGATGTAGTCCCCCACTGCCGCCACTCTAGTCTGAAGATATGGCCCTAAAGCCAGTTAAGGAGGGGGGAGGCCATACAATGCCTCAAAGGGAGTCATTTGAATGGCTGTGTGGTGTGAGGTGTTATACCACCACTCTGCCAATGACAACCACTGATTCCATCCTTTAGGCTCTATATGAGTCAGACACCTGAGATACATTTCTAACACTTGATTGACCCTTTCAGTCTGACCATCAGTCTGAGGGTGATAAGCTGTGCTGTAGTTCAGCTTAGCTCCCAACATGCTGAACAATTCACCCCAGAACTGACTGACAAATATCCTTTCCCTATCAGATAGCATACTCTGAGGAATCCTATGTAGTTTACTGACATTATCAATGAAAAGTCTAGCTACCTTTGGTGCATCGAAAGGATGAGCTAGACTGATGAAGTGGGCATATTTGGTgaatctatctactatcaccaTTATGGTGTTCTTCCTTTCTGATTGAGGCAGCCCTTCAATGAAATCCATAGTAACATGGCTCCATGAGTGTTGGGGGATAGGTAATGGTTGTAGCAGCCCCGGATAAGCCACGTGTTCATCTTTACATTTCCTGCAGGTGTCACATTCCAGAACTATTTTTTTGATCTCCTTGTACATCCCTGGCCAGTAAAACAATTGCTTGGCTCTCATGTAGCTGGCTTGAATACCTGAGTGACCTCCTAATTGTGAATCATGTAGTGCAGTGATAAGCTTCTTCCTGGTGTCCCCTTGTCCTCCTACTACCAATCTTCTTTTGTACCTGAGAATACCATCCTGGTAAGTGTAGTCTGGGGCTTGTGTAGAAGTCAGCAGTACCAGTGATATGGTCCTCTGAGCCCACTCATCCCCCTCATAACTCTCTATTACTTCCTTAATCCAGGCAGGTACTACACAAGATATGGCTGTGCACTCCCCTATCCCTTCTCTGCCCTGCCTAGAAAGTGCATCTGCAGCTACATTGTCCTTTCCTTTCTTGTAGTGAATTTCGTAGCTTAGTCCCAGCAGCTTAGTGAGCCACTTCTGTTGGAGAGGAGTAGTGATCCTTTGTTCCAGCAAGTATTTAAGCTCTGATGGTCAGTGTGGATGATGAAGTGATGCCCTTCCCAGTAGTGCCTCCATTTGGTTACAGCAGTGACTAGTGCTAGTAGCTCTTTCTCATAGATTGACAGCCCCATGTTCTTCTGTCCCAGGGCTTGACTAAGGTAGGAAATGGGCCTCCTGTTCTGCATCAGGACAGCACTTATGCCATTATAACATGCATCAGTCTCAATGATGAATGGTTGTGTGAAATCAGGCACTGCTAGCACAGGGGTATGGCACATGGCCCTTTTAAGCTCCAGAAAAGCCCTTTCTGATTCCTCATTCCAATGGAAATTGTCCTTCTTCAGTAGATTTGTCAAAGGCCTCGCTATGGCTCCATATCCCTTGACAAATCTCCTATAGTAGCCTGTCAGACCCAGGAATCCCCTTAGCTGCTTGAGATTGGTTGGCTTGGGCCAGTTCTCCATGCACTCTATCTTCTTAGGATCAGCTTGAACTCCCTCTGCTGATATTATGTGTCCCAGATACTCCACTTGTAACTGAGCAAAAGAGCATTTGCTCATCTTGGCATATAACCGGTGCTGCCTTAGTAAGCTCATTACTTCAGTTACATGCTTCACATGCGATTCTAGTGTTGGACTGTATACtagaatatcatcaaagaatACTAGCACATGTTTCCTCATCTGACCTTGAAAAACTTGGTTCATCAGGCTCTGGAAAGTTGTTGGTGCGTTGGTCAAGCCAAAGGGCATGACTTTGAATTCATATAGTCCCTGGTGGGTTTTGAAAGCTGTTTTTAGAATATCATCCTCCTTGACTCTGATCTGGAAGTATCCTGTCCTCAAGTCAATTTTTGTGTAACACTTGGCCCCATGCAGCTCATCTATCAGTTCCTCAATCATAGGCATGGGAAATTTGTTCTTCACTGTTAACTCATTC
This portion of the Coffea arabica cultivar ET-39 chromosome 2e, Coffea Arabica ET-39 HiFi, whole genome shotgun sequence genome encodes:
- the LOC113732744 gene encoding late blight resistance protein R1-A, whose product is MASTRVDSVLHNLELLQNNLEKRDSFETGFSNLREGFEALKLNLLFLKPVLLCAKNWSNDQLKVRLRDFLSKIEAPVNRSGMDIKSLNLRSKSPFNLKSVVTALKPVVSNLLGNIKSFKQDIIDIYDTLSSCSSSESGSCLRDCELLDFIDSVLQNLVDLLSRRHFESMEDYNSALHAHIEALEDKLTFLKNFIGFARFLGVEERELGDLLAHVQVVALNAARLSYKCLFYKEDEEMHDPRMCSIISELLEKINPVDLQVYETYVKVLKAPKSPESLLTTQTDMQILKDFNDSLISSLWELLWCRTSFAVSVKDLMKRLYEGLRFLRSILNEAQENMNELNDKIVAVISEAGIVVFSLFLNEMKELGVDSLVVGESAESCAMLVNTNNNVMLIVAQLRGSSISGSKPSCHSFKGQEVRKTTRFKPSRGRVPMTDEFVVGLEDEAKKVINRLERGSAMLQIVPIVGMPGLGKTTLAKKIYNSPPVRAYFHLFLWCTVSQEYNLKNLLVQILSSLGKQASVNEEHKVLDEIDLMLNLKKLLLKNRYLVVLDDVWDIGVWHGLCHSFPDDRTGSRILITTRESSVASEVRIGVGSVELHNLRELTKEESWELLQKKVFGEAHCPPPLRMLGEKIARNCKGLPLTIVIIAGILSTIEDGAWSEVDSLTSAIAYETDRCKYTLELSYMNLPLHLIPCLLYFGAFREDQEIETEKLTRLWIAEGFVSAEEPVQDTEPKRLEDLAEEYMMDLIGRNLIMVAKQGHTGGVKTCRIHDLLHEFCKDRAKQENFLQVLRGYGELSTFNERPYLERLSIWSKVEQFKKSRLFCPQLCSLLLFSQIEETDSFMADMLFVFGIYKKLRVLDLEQIFLRHKVFPREVEALVELRYLGVQGAMSSIPSTIDKLSNLETFVMIAESGTVSLPDTIWNMTKLRHLHVVGWNVTCSLPSENLENTSGLSNLDTLSTLIVTLDDRAENIMRKIPNVRQLKIQLSAAECSVGCCNLSHLSSLEALEVLVESLPSNPEVIDAEDEKLKKLKNEFGNEVYEAVTTALMELNEPVAGMLYLSYGTTTRKGEQH
- the LOC140036431 gene encoding uncharacterized protein; this translates as MDNMLRQNLKQAQERMKKYADEKRSEREFSAGDWVHLRLQPYRQSSIALRGNTKLSAKYFGPYQITEKIGEVAYRLNLPASSKVSPVFHVSLLKKKIGDTATPTLQLPKTNEKGHWRVEPAAVIGRRMVKKRNAATTQWLIHW